In Leptodactylus fuscus isolate aLepFus1 chromosome 2, aLepFus1.hap2, whole genome shotgun sequence, one genomic interval encodes:
- the HMGN2 gene encoding non-histone chromosomal protein HMG-17, whose protein sequence is MPKRKADGDSKVEKSKAKDEPQRRSARLSAKPAPPKPEPKPKKAAAPKKADKAPKGKKGKADSGKDASNASENGEAKSDQAQKAEASGDAK, encoded by the exons ATGCCCAAAAGAAAG GCTGATGGAGACTCCAAAGTGGAGAAGAGTAAAGCAAAAGATGAG ccaCAGAGAAGATCTGCACGTTTGTCTGCT AAACCTGCTCCTCCTAAACCAGAGCCAAAACCCAAAAAGGCAGCTGCTCCAAAG AAGGCTGACAAAGCTCCCAAAGGCAAGAAAGGAAAGGCAGATTCTGGAAAAGATGCCAGCAATGCTTCGGAGAATGGAGAGGCAAAGTCAGATCAG GCACAGAAAGCTGAAGCTTCTGGAGATGCCAAGTGA